The genomic interval ACTCTGTGATTTCTGTTGAAATATAAAACATCTGTcgtttttttgtcctttgtctGGGGTCTTTAACGTGTAAATAATTCCATTTAGAGTGGCAATAGTCCAGGACACCAGAATCATGATCCCAACGACacggacatttattttaattctgtatCTCAGAGGCTGACACACTGCATAATATCTGTCAACAGAAATAAAGCACAAGTTCCAAATGGAAGAATTGCACAGTAACACATCTAAACTGCCTCGTACCTTACAGAGTAAATCTTCAACATACCAATATTTCACAAAGAGCACGATACTGAAAGGCACAACTAAAATTCCAACTAGCAGgtcagccacagccagagagagcatCAGGTAGTTTGTAGGAGTGTGGAGCTGTTTGAAGTAAACAATGGAGATTATAACAAGAAGGTTTCCAAACAATATGAGAACTGACAAAGAGCCACCAAAAATACATAATAGATATGAAATAGTCACTGCAGTTATGTCAGGCACATTTGctgattcattaaaaagaagCTGCTCTGCAACAACATCAGAAGAATCCATTCTTGAATTATCAGTAATACTTAAACAACATGactaacattaaaacaaatcaacTTATGAGCAGTATAAAGTCTGTATGTTTCAAACCACACACATAATCAATGTTTGTGCATCTATTGTCAAAGGTGATCCTAATCTCTCTGCTGGTGAGCAGGTCAGGATTAGAAATACTGTTCAAGCTCATTAGAATATTAAGTTCACGAAAGGTGTGTTTAAAGTATATCATTAAGCGTCACCACAACTCGACCTATGTGTCAAATCTACTTGTAAATGCACTTGTATGTGATGCCGACATTGAATTATGGTTGTTATGTCAAAATTATGCCAGACAGTTG from Solea solea chromosome 17, fSolSol10.1, whole genome shotgun sequence carries:
- the LOC131444001 gene encoding trace amine-associated receptor 4-like; the protein is MDSSDVVAEQLLFNESANVPDITAVTISYLLCIFGGSLSVLILFGNLLVIISIVYFKQLHTPTNYLMLSLAVADLLVGILVVPFSIVLFVKYWYVEDLLCKVRGSLDVLLCNSSIWNLCFISVDRYYAVCQPLRYRIKINVRVVGIMILVSWTIATLNGIIYTLKTPDKGQKNDRCFIFQQKSQSTIVVVVFISFGFPAILMSSIYLKILMVAQKQARSIQSMAKSTAAVSKVEGKATKTLAIVMGIFLLSWTPFFLTISFHPLSNYTIPYHVLQSFKWFGFSNSMFNPFIYAFFYSWFRSAFKMIITGKIFKDDVSNSKLS